One Malania oleifera isolate guangnan ecotype guangnan chromosome 9, ASM2987363v1, whole genome shotgun sequence DNA segment encodes these proteins:
- the LOC131163981 gene encoding protein TUNICAMYCIN INDUCED 1, producing the protein MAFPSLHLFTAALVFLAFFGMSRALISSPDLNPPYPKAISDLKEAIVKGLGLETDDIKISGFDIRDALVGHSVAYEFDVEIDNKVLPLKLLEDVNRWEYVDLPIFQVEDSLTSDEEDGLVERKAENGLPVLAPFQLAGPMELWIRDAKDMRLSLPHDVDAGVLKKVILADGAVVTVKGARSVNLRQPLDLQLPLNRSHSGFASGLLTLAEQLRHASHTQGAPLLSLRIVGPTSLTSPSSSSPSSSNKLKLKRLAPGLVELSSPSKPPKVVDALSTIHLQEEAISMLTPAHFTSMWPFASINGSNPNLLGFEALLSSVLGPKAQKKGSFRLLKADVSAQTFIKIEFVVEKKLKEGDLQGFPSWRTKPERVRNHFEVLAKVDGDKIVPEKIVQVNPVIVEDTVAPSVLLENATMSTTPIFYHPFSPFAL; encoded by the exons ATGGCCTTCCCATCGCTCCACCTATTCACGGCAGCTCTTGTTTTCTTGGCGTTTTTTGGCATGTCCAGGGCCCTGATCTCCAGCCCAGATCTCAATCCTCCGTACCCTAAAGCGATTTCT gaTTTGAAAGAAGCTATAGTCAAAGGGTTAGGGTTAGAAACGGACGATATCAAGATCTCTGGGTTTGATATCAGAGACGCTCTTGTGGGGCATTCGGTTGCGTATGAGTTCGACGTAGAGATCGACAATAAGGTTCTTCCATTGAAGCTGTTGGAGGATGTGAACCGATGGGAATATGTAGATTTGCCGATTTTTCAGGTTGAGGATTCTTTGACTTCAGATGAAGAGGATGGATTGGTTGAGCGAAAAGCAGAAAATGGTTTGCCGGTTTTGGCGCCGTTTCAGTTGGCTGGCCCTATGGAGCTTTGGATTCGGGATGCCAAGGATATGCGACTATCATTGCCA CATGATGTGGATGCTGGTGTCTTGAAGAAAGTGATATTAGCTGATGGGGCGGTCGTAACGGTTAAGGGTGCCAGATCAGTCAACCTGCGCCAGCCCCTTGATCTGCAGCTCCCTTTAAACAGAAGTCACAGTGGTTTTGCCTCTGGTCTCCTTACCCTGGCCGAACAACTCCGCCATGCTTCCCACACTCAGGGGGCTCCTCTCCTCTCCCTCCGCATTGTTGGGCCTACCTCCCTCACATCCCCTTCCTCGTCGTCGCCTTCTTCTAGCAACAAGCTCAAGTTGAAGCGCCTTGCACCAGGCCTAGTGGAACTATCGTCGCCATCAAAACCTCCCAAAGTTGTGGATGCACTCTCTACCATTCATCTTCAAGAAGAAGCCATAAGCATGTTGACGCCTGCTCACTTCACATCAATGTGGCCTTTTGCTTCGATCAATGGCTCAAACCCTAACTTGCTAGGTTTTGAGGCACTTCTTTCCTCGGTTCTTGGCCCCAAGGCTCAAAAGAAAGGTTCCTTCAGATTGTTAAAGGCGGATGTATCTGCTCAAACATTCATAAAGATAGAGTTTGTGGTGGAGAAGAAATTGAAAGAAGGTGACCTGCAAGGCTTTCCATCGTGGAGGACAAAGCCAGAAAGAGTAAGGAACCATTTTGAGGTGCTTGCAAAGGTTGATGGGGACAAGATTGTTCCAGAGAAAATAGTGCAGGTTAACCCTGTTATTGTGGAGGACACTGTGGCCCCTAGTGTGCTCTTGGAGAATGCCACCATGTCCACCACCCCCATTTTTTACCATCCCTTCAGTCCCTTTGCCTTGTAA